A window of the Cicer arietinum cultivar CDC Frontier isolate Library 1 chromosome 6, Cicar.CDCFrontier_v2.0, whole genome shotgun sequence genome harbors these coding sequences:
- the LOC101500778 gene encoding UDP-glucuronate 4-epimerase 3, translating to MSQLKQMSHADNSAPSTPGKFKMEKASYFNRVRWHASPAKLILWSFVFSAAILIFFFRSPATSPLPADPSRRSLRSPSNWGGPIWEKRVRSSARVRSRNGLSVLVTGAAGFVGTHVSAALKRRGDGVLGIDNFNDYYDPSLKRARQALLERTGIFIVEGDINDGALLRKLFEVVPFTHVMHLAAQAGVRYAMENPGSYVHSNIAGFVNLLEVCKSINPQPSIVWASSSSVYGLNTKVPFSERDRTDQPASLYAATKKAGEEIAHTYNHIYGLSLTGLRFFTVYGPWGRPDMAYFFFTRDILKGKTIPIFEAPNHGTVARDFTYIDDIVRGCLGALDTAEKSTGSGGKKKGPAQLRVFNLGNTSPVPVSDLVSILERLLKTKAKRNVMKLPRNGDVQFTHANISYAQTELGYKPVTDLQTGLKKFVRWYLNYYSGGKKAVE from the coding sequence TCCTACTTCAACCGTGTACGGTGGCACGCTTCTCCGGCGAAGCTTATCCTATGGTCCTTTGTTTTCTCAGCGGCGATCTTGATCTTCTTTTTCCGTTCTCCGGCGACTTCTCCTCTTCCGGCGGACCCATCTCGCCGTTCCCTGAGAAGTCCCTCCAACTGGGGAGGACCGATTTGGGAGAAACGTGTCCGTTCCTCTGCTCGGGTCCGGTCCAGAAACGGATTATCCGTTCTTGTAACCGGAGCCGCCGGTTTCGTCGGGACACACGTCTCCGCGGCGCTTAAGCGCCGTGGAGACGGTGTTCTGGGAATTGATAATTTCAATGACTATTATGACCCTTCTTTGAAACGTGCACGCCAAGCACTATTGGAAAGAACTGGTATTTTTATTGTTGAAGGTGATATCAATGATGGTGCTTTATTGAGGAAGCTTTTTGAAGTTGTTCCTTTTACTCATGTAATGCATTTGGCTGCTCAAGCTGGTGTGAGGTATGCTATGGAGAATCCTGGTTCTTATGTTCATAGTAACATTGCTGGTTTTGTTAATTTGCTTGAAGTTTGTAAGAGTATTAATCCTCAACCTTCAATTGTTTGGGCTAGTTCTAGTTCTGTTTATGGATTGAATACTAAAGTTCCTTTTTCTGAGAGAGATAGGACTGATCAACCTGCTAGTTTGTATGCTGCTACTAAGAAAGCCGGCGAAGAAATTGCTCATACTTATAATCATATATATGGTCTTTCTTTAACTGGTTTAAGGTTTTTCACTGTTTATGGTCCTTGGGGTAGGCCTGATATGGCTTACTTTTTTTTCACTAGAGATATTTTGAAGGGGAAAACTATTCCCATCTTTGAGGCGCCGAATCACGGCACCGTTGCTAGGGATTTTACTTATATTGATGATATTGTGAGGGGTTGTTTGGGTGCTTTGGATACTGCTGAGAAGAGTACTGGTAGTGGTGGGAAGAAGAAGGGGCCGGCGCAGTTGAGGGTTTTCAATTTAGGGAATACATCGCCGGTTCCTGTTAGTGATCTTGTGAGTATTTTGGAGAGGCTGTTGAAGACTAAGGCGAAGAGGAATGTGATGAAGCTGCCGAGGAACGGGGATGTGCAGTTTACTCATGCGAATATTAGCTACGCACAGACAGAGCTTGGTTATAAGCCTGTGACGGATCTGCAGACCGGTTTGAAGAAATTTGTAAGGTGGTATCTGAATTACTATTCTGGTGGGAAGAAAGCTGTTGAGTGA